One Brassica oleracea var. oleracea cultivar TO1000 chromosome C7, BOL, whole genome shotgun sequence genomic window carries:
- the LOC106306915 gene encoding uncharacterized protein At5g49945-like — protein sequence MNLHLSLFSVALISLLCLHHHHHSALASSHFEGFDAEDDEDSTELHHSLTPPLLTQSESTVLDPEPDSTPITKPDPPPTQTGSNKPSPTSFDFWDEDEFEGLPEDEPTEIPAPIASESPSDPQIPDPEDTDTPKKKKLSSYTVEIVCVSILIAYLTNYFLGKRDNESLALSWASKFGLKDAIFEKNFSLLGVGEGDDSPLLLKEATNVFKFYASGRRYCHGMLATLELKSRHDLISRLFNCVVPCKDEIGFEVYMNDEGMDHVVFALARKKAAKGMFKEMRDLQRFGGMVAAPGGRKWVAEELAVVSESKEVAGDMITDVVLDQVFGDKSFEKFGKYFISMHFSDQHPGKHRKMLLFKFALPDAKHMDDMVRLIALIPYYIDLIGRYKLSSQARNKTDGARQKVAQEAYKELESVRQEALQRKKAEKKRLLEEAEAKLSGEALRKKEAKERARQMKKSMPKVKMSRGH from the exons ATGAATCTTCACCTCTCTCTCTTCTCCGTCGCTCTGATCTCTCTCCTCTGTCTCCACCACCACCACCATAGTGCTCTCGCATCTTCCCATTTCGAAGGCTTCGATGCCGAAGACGACGAGGACTCCACCGAGCTTCACCACTCGCTCACTCCTCCCCTCCTAACTCAATCCGAGTCGACAGTTCTAGATCCGGAACCCGATTCCACCCCGATCACTAAACCGGACCCTCCCCCGACTCAAACCGGCTCCAACAAGCCATCCCCAACCTCGTTCGATTTCTGGGACGAAGACGAGTTCGAGGGATTACCAGAAGACGAACCAACGGAGATTCCAGCTCCGATTGCTTCCGAATCACCTTCAGATCCACAGATTCCAGATCCAGAGGACACTGACACTCCCAAGAAGAAGAAGCTTTCCTCCTACACTGTAGAGATCGTCTGCGTCTCGATCTTGATCGCTTACCTAACCAACTACTTCCTCGGCAAGCGCGACAACGAGAGCCTCGCTCTCTCCTGGGCCTCCAAGTTCGGGCTCAAGGACGCGATCTTCGAGAAGAACTTCAGCCTCCTCGGCGTCGGCGAAGGAGATGACTCTCCTTTGTTGTTAAAAGAAGCGACGAACGTGTTTAAATTCTACGCGAGCGGGCGTAGGTACTGCCACGGGATGTTGGCGACCTTGGAGCTCAAGAGCAGGCACGATCTGATCTCCAGGCTCTTTAATTGCGTGGTGCCTTGTAAAGACGAGATCGGTTTCGAGGTTTATATGAACGACGAAGGTATGGATCATGTTGTGTTTGCGTTGGCGAGGAAGAAGGCGGCGAAAGGGATGTTTAAGGAGATGAGGGATCTGCAGAGGTTTGGAGGGATGGTGGCTGCTCCTGGTGGGAGGAAGTGGGTGGCGGAGGAGTTGGCTGTGGTCTCTGAGTCTAAGGAGGTGGCTGGGGATATGATCACTGACGTTGTGCTTGATCAG GTTTTTGGTGACAAATCCTTCGAAAAGTTTGGCAAGTATTTTATTTCGATGCATTTTTCGGACCAACATCCTGGCAAACACAGGAAGATGCTGCTTTTCAAGTTTGCCTTGCCTGATGCTAAGCACATGGATGATATGGTCCGGTTGATAGCGCTAATTCCGTATTACATTGACTTAATTGGACGCTACAAGCTCAGCTCCCAG GCACGGAACAAAACTGATGGAGCTAGGCAAAAGGTGGCGCAGGAAGCGTACAAGGAACTTGAGAGTGTGAGGCAAGAGGCATTGCAGAGAAAGAAAGCCGAAAAGAAGAGATTACTGGAGGAGGCAGAGGCAAAGCTTAGCGGTGAGGCTCTGAGGAAGAAAGAGGCAAAGGAACGTGCACGCCAGATGAAGAAGTCTATGCCAAAAGTTAAGATGAGTCGTGGTCACTAG